The DNA sequence aATATTTATCCAATGTAAAAACTGGACCCAATCTGTCCAATATTTATGTCCTCAAGACATATGCAGAGAAATAGAGATTGCATTGTGACCTCCATTCTTAAAGGGCACAGAGACTGCCTGTCAAAGCACCCTAATATCTCTTTTGTCACCAATTGAGAAGTTGACTCATATCCATTCAATGAATGAGTGTGACATCTGCAGACCATTATCAAAGTGCTCTTACCAAAAAAGACAGCAAAATGTTTAGTGATCTATGGCTCAGTAAAGAGACACAGCTTTGCAAGATATGAGAAAATGCACTGTAATATTTAAGACTAAAAGTAATGGTTGTTAGAATTCTACAGGAGGTCAAGTATGCATGCAGAGAAATTAAAACCAGTGATCACAATATTGTAGCTCAAAAAATGCCTTTGTCAAGATTCTACATTAAAATCTGTGAAAAACGacaaatttttgtattttgtttaaggtttttaaatgtattctatTATTACATGACAACATTtgttgtaaaaatataaaaatcacaggTAAGGATGGAAGATAAGTGTACAAAGGGGATAGCTATATTCTTATGAGAGAAAAtatcactattaacattttgcttatacacatatattacttaaaaatagattgtattttgttttattatctcccttttcatttattaatCTATATTAAGCACTTTTCCatgttattaaattttaattctataatAATTGTCTGGTTTGTACATTATATATTTAGACTGATAGAATGAATACGTGGCCACAGAACTTAAAGATGATTGCTAAATTTTATCCATAACCAACGAAATTCAGGAAAGAAagcagaacaacaaaaaaagatatgggATGCAAATAGATAATGATATATGATGTTAACAAGGGCACCAAGTAGAGGGCAAGACagcttgaaaatatttgtatggttatcttgagaaaaaaattacactattatttaaaatgtgtgaAAGCTATTCTTGGCACTATTCTTTGGGACCCATAAAGTAAAGATTAATATAATCGTGGATAGCTCTATCTTTTATATAAAAATCCTCCTCTCTTTTCAGGTAAGAATTTTACTAATTCTTCAGTGGGAATCAAATAGACCCACTACACCAGTGATAGGAAGTCTGTGAACACTCAAATCCTGAATGATAAAAAGATGGACCCTTCTTCATGGTTACTGCTATGAACAGTTAATAGTGTCTTGGAAGTAAGCTTCAATCAAACCATTTAAATGATGATTCTAAAGATTTTCACCTGACCAAACACGTTCCTCATTGCCATCTTCATTTCTCCATTCTTGAATATATAAATGACTGGATTTAGAAAAGGAGTTAAAATAGCATCAAACAGAGCTAGAAATTTATCCAGATGTGTTGAAGGAGATGGCcacatatagaaaaaaatcagtggaccAAAGAATAAAACCACCACAGAAATATGAGCTGACAGAGTAGAAAGAGCTTTGGATGGACCACCAGAGGAGTGCTTCTGAAGACTGGCCAGGATGAAGATGTAAGGAAGGATGAGCAAAAAGAAAGCTCCCAAAGAAATGAACCCACTATTAACAGTCACCATGAACTCCAATCTATAGGTGTCTGTGCAAGCAAGTTTGATGAGCCGAGGTTTGTCACAGTAAAAGCTGTCTAATACATTAGGGCCACAGAAGGGCAAATTTACAATAAAAGCCAACTGGGTCAATGAGTGCATAAGACCAATGGCGCAGGCAACCACTAATATCAAAATGCACATCCGTGGGGTCATGATTCCCAGGTAGTGGAGAGGCTTACATATGGCCACATATCTGTCAAAGGCCATGGTTATGAGCCACACCATCTCAGTGCCTCCAACTGCATGGCTAAAGAAGATCTGAGCTAAACAGCCTCCAAAGGAGATGGCTTTCCACTTCTTGAAAAGATCACAAATCATCTGGAGTGCTGCAATGGAACAAAACAGCAGGTCAATGATGGAGACGTTGGCAAGCAGAAAGTACATGGGGGAGTGTAGGTAAGGGTCAGAGGTCACAGTGACCACTGTGAGGAGGTTTCCCATTATACTGGACAcatagaaaaggaaggaaaagcaaaagagaagaagCTGGATCTCCCAGGAATTGGAGAGGCCCAGGAACACAAACTCAGACACTACAAAGTGGTTGGCTCCATTCATTGTTCAATTGGTATGTTCAATCTCATGTTACCTACAGGAcgaaataagaaaatgtaaattagtAGTACTATATTAATATCCTCTatagaaaaatatctaaattatgGAGCCAAATACCACCTGATCAtttcataaaaatcaaataacaaCCTTTTACTATTAATACTATAGTTATAGAAGACATAAATGAGTTGTGTTGTGGCCTTGCTAACATGAAGAATGGTGAATGATCTAGAGGACTGATCATACTAATCACATATACTAGACAGATTAAGAGGGTTATACTTATTGTGAAAAGAATTGTAAGATTTTGTggctttgtttttgttgcttCAGCCAGAAATTATTTCTGAATTGTGTACTTCTGAAAAAATTCATTCTTCAATGTTCCATTCAAATGGCAACTCTTCAACCAAACGTCACTCATAACCAACTGTACATCCATTTTTACTTACTTTGTTTTGAGTTTATGTACAAGAAACTTATCTAAATACCAGAGATGCTATGAaaaacaaactagaaaaaaatagctATCTTTATTGATTTGCATTCTTTCAGAGAAGGACAGGCAATTAAACAACAATAAAGATGATAGATAGTGTGTCTGATGATGGTTTTGCAGTGGAGAATATAAAGCAAGGAAAGAGGATAGAACAGTATGGGGAATGCTTTGATaaattggagtagacagggaagtttttgctagttgtttggCTCTGAGAAGAAATCTAAAGAAAGTGAATGAGTGAGCCATGAAGATATTTGAAACATGAAGAGAACAGCAAGAGTAAAACCTGAAGCATGAGCATACTTGATGAATTCAAAGAGCTATTAGAAAATCAGAAAGGCTGAACCTGAGTACGTAAGAGGGAGAGTGTAGTACATGAGGTCTGAGAGGTAGCGGAGACCGACAATCACAAAAAATGGCCTTGTGAGCCATTGTAAGTACTTTGTTTAAAGCAGTGAGTGAGATAAAAAGCAAGTGGAGGACACTGAACTAAAGGATGATAAAATTGGCTACATTGTTAAAGTATCACTTAGGTTGCAGCCTTGTGAATATACTTCATAGTCTCAATGATATAATCAATGAGATTGGTTAGAGAGTACTGCAAAAATCCAAGCAAATGAGAATGGTGGCTTAGATCAGGACAGGAGAGGTGGAATGGTGAGATTTAGTTAGGTGCTAATTATGCCAAGAATGATGCATAGTGAGATTTCCAGGGATATAGATGATCCTCAGGCTTTTAGATGTTGTGAAAAATCAAAGCTCACTGCATaagttttcatatgaacaaaacaaaaatgaccccaaacctacaaaattatgaaaatgtataTTTAGTCAGTAACTAATAAAGGTTCTAGAATAAGAAAGCATTTGAAGCTCTAAGAAAAGAAtttgaagcaaataaaaagaagtaatCCCTTACAAAGCAAGTAGAAAATTAGAGAATACCATTAACAGTTGTATAGGCTGAAATGTTTTAGAAcccaaaatgaatttttaaagaaaataacaaaatagcCTCTATTTATCATGCCATGTCCTAAACAAAGTTTAAgttaacatttctcttttttttaatgaacgaTTTGGAATTTCAGGCTAATTACACTGAGCTCTTTAACCTTTTTTTCCCTAATGAGATTTTTATGAAGCAGGAAAGCAAGAATAAGCATTGCTTTTGGTCACTTTAAACTTCACATTACCAGGGGTTTCAAAAACTTGCTCATAGACACTCTATAAAATGTGACCAAATAAACAACCCAAAAGACacccaaaatggaaaataaagagtaaaatagtagaaaaatagaaagactACTTTCTACCTTTAGCTAAAAACTTTTAAGTCAGTTGTAATCAGGTCTGCATAAATCCAGTATACAAAATTTCAGTAGTCACTTTACCAAGGGTAGACCAGATTGCAAAAAATTCAgatttattcataaataatatGTGAGCCTTTTAGACTGCAATGAATGATAAATGGTAAAGggaaatcattttctttctgtgtgaTAAGAATTTCCCTGCCAAAAACACATCTAAAATTACATTAGGAATCTGTGTGTACTCAATAGAAGAGCTCAAAAATGAACACTGGAATATTTACAGCCAAGCATCAGCTGTGCCTGTATTTAATACATTCCCATATGTAATATTTACTCTGCCTCTATGAAAAGTAGGCAGAGAGACTAATCCTCTGTAGTGTCTCTTTATGGGTATAGAGCTAGGATGAATTAAACAGTGGAAGAAATTTAGCTTTCTGGAAATAAGAAGCAAATAATTGTCAACATTGTGATAGAACAACTCTGCTGATGATTAAAACCTACTAATGATCAGAAACCAAGAAGAAAATTGCACATGTCAACCACTTCCATTTAAAGTAAATAGATGAAACGTCCCCACAAATAAAGGTTTGGGGAGAGAGTGAGGGGGTGGGAAAACATTTCAAGCAATATCCAGATGACTCCTTTAATGCTAGAATTAATACATAAAGAGCCATGACATTCCATGAATACTCTCAAAAAGCTGAAGATGAATATTCTTTAGTGTAGAATGTAAGAGAAAACAACACTTCAGAACCAATAAATTAAatgatgaaagcaaaaaaaaagtaagtgtgAAAGACCTATATTACCTACTGAATGAACAAACTGGTATGAATACTTCACACCCAGTTAGATTTAAAGGAATAGCCTATCTTTTAATATTACTACTCCTTGTTTATGACATAAAACATTAAAGGCCTGCACTTAAAACAATACTAATATAGAAGTACTCATAACCAATTTCAGTTAAATTTGATCAAAATGTTtcttattaaaaaacagaaacaagaggtgcataggtggttcagtggtagaatgttcttcttccatgtgggagacctgggcttaaTTTCCAGATCATGCACACACCCCCCAAAAAGGCAGAAACACaagcaaacagaaataaaaaatccattttctaaaTTGATTACAAACTCCAGTGTCATTTTCAATGGTTTAGTATTTAAAGACTCCTGAAAATAAAAGAGCATTTTTATTAAATCTCTTCATAAAGTTATATCAAAAGTAACCAcgtgggggcgggccgcggtggctcagcgggcaaagtgcttgcctgctatgccggaggacctcggttcgattcccggccccaccccatgtaccaaaaacggagaaacagaatacaataaaacaagcaaatgtttaaaaagatgtttccctttcttccttccttccttccttctatccttccttccttctctctgtctttcctttaaaaaaaaaaaaaaaaaaaaaaaaagtaaccacgTGGTAGAAAAAGCAGTGAATCAAATCGAACTTGTTAGCTAAATCATTTACTTGGATAGGAATTGATCATATGAAAGAAAAGTCACTGTATTGTAAAACAAGTCAACTATGGGTTATGGTGAATAATTTCCTCAAATAAAGGATCTTCTTTTGGGATTGAACTAAGAACTACTTTGCAGAAGTATATTTGCAATGATCATAGGTGGGGAGAAGAGACAAGACACATACTTCAGTAGAAGACCAAATCTCCACTGAGCACATCTTTACTGTAGCATTTACAACACTGCAGGGGAATTATGTGTTTTTAAGTCTCTCCTATTAAACCAATGATTCTCTGCTAAGGGTGTTTATCCCATAGGGGACATTTgaaaatgtctggagacatttatACCTATCATAATTGGAAGGAGGTGGTGGTACTGGCATCCAAGGGGTAGAGGTTGGGGATGGGGCTATATATACTACAATGCACTGGACAGCACCTCATAACAAAGAACTATCTGGCAAAAATATCAAGAACATCTAGTATGGGAAGCCCTACTTTAAATTACAAGCATCTCTGAGGCAAGTTCTTCTATATCACTTAACCCCAGATTGTCCAGCACCATTCCTATCATACAGTGTACATATAAGTAGtgtttgttgaaggaatgaataaGGGAGGATGGATAGGTGAATggatggagagagggaaagatGATAAGCAAAGTAGCAGATGAATAGATGAACTGAAGAAGAGCCAAAAGCagtacaaaagaagaaaggtctctaAACAGTTGCTAACTAGCACTTGTTAGAAGCACTGGGAGTCTATAATGACCACGTTccataaaaaatgtaaacatcaTGGAAGAATTCATCAACTTTACTAAAAATAAATGGCCATATacttaatttaatttgttttgtggATTTGCATGGATTTTGTCAGTCTCACAGAAGATATTCTTATACATTTTGAagtttattattaaagaaaatagagaatgtGCCACTAATAAAGTCATAGAAATAAGCCTTTCAATAAACAAATAGAATTTCTGATCTAGTCCATATAATTCATCAGGGTACATCTAAATCATTTAGGACATACGACTTGACAATTCACATCTCTCTTGTTTGGTTATTCTGGGCTTTATTATTCTGACAGTTCAAATCTTTCCTGCTTCCAACtgaactttctgtttctttattctggctgttttctcttttctattactATTCTATTTCTATTAAGTAAAATTTCAGATATTATAAGAAATCTCTTATAAATCCTTACTGTACTTAAATGAAGAATTCGAATTGTTACCCCATCCTTTTACCTTTCCTCTTAAGCTCTATTTCCATACCCTTAAACCCCTAAATTTGTCATTGTCTCTGAACCTTAACTACATCTATTTTACATTATGGTGGTCCAAattagagagggagaaaaaaacattaaaagttcAACATACATCATGACAGGTGGATTACTTACCAGTTAATATCATTAAGGCAGTTATTCTACATCACAGTTGAAAACGATGGTATGTCTCTAGGCATATAGGTGGCATCAGGTGTATTCTCAGGAAGACAGTTAACCAGTCAATCCTCCAAATTCTGTATGTATCATTTGGTTGTAGTTCCAAGAAACATCACCTAATAGTAGTCTCTTGTGgacttccttttttaatttttctgcaaaTATAGATGTAAAAGAGGGCAAGTAAACTTAACTTTTAACATTTGTGTGttgttcatttctcttcattcttaACAAATAGATTaatgagataaaaaataataattgaatcCTTTGCTAAGTTAAAGTGTCCCTAAATCCCTTGCCTATGCTAAGGACATCGCATTCTGCTGGTCCCAGCTCTCCTCCACAGCTTTAGTTTCAGTCTGAAAACCCCAAGACATATTTCTGGTATCAGGTGAAGTCAGTATCAGTTATTTGTCTTTCTTGAGTCTATAAATACCCTTATATACTCTGCAATATGATCTATTCCTTTCCCTTATAATGTAACCTTTATGAACAAACccaaaaatttatttgaaatctgAAAGTGGAGATTCTGCCACTAGACTATTTTTCTGAAACTAGATGTAATAGATTaagtccattttttcccctattaaCTTGATATTCCATCTTTCCACTTACCTATTTGCAGACCACATCATCCTCAGGGAATTAGAGTACCCTCAGCTTCTGATGCTGCCACCGCTGTTATATAAAAAGTtgagagtaaaaaaaattaaaaggaggctaattaacagcactggagTATAGTGACCAGATATTGATGCAGAGAACTGGCTTTCCCATCCTACTCATGTGGTCATGGGAGTTGTCCCTGAAACCCTATAGGTTTGGTCAaagcaatcaaaagaaaaatcatttaataagTCTCTGGGGAGGAAACAAAACTGAGACTggttattttaaaagcattaccTTTGGAAATTTGGTTTAGAGGGAATCAGAATTCTGAGGAGTGGAAAGACATTTACTTAtgaacaatttaatcaaaatcaTGTGATTTCACATAAACCTTTAGCACAAGTAATGTTGGGCAGGCAGCAGAAGCTCCTTGGCTctctcaagttaaaaaaaaataatagtcatGCAATATCATTCTCCAAAGTGATCTCAAaagccattaaaaaagaaaaggaaaagtctaCTAGATTGCAAGTTCCTTGAAAGTTAGAACCTTGGCATggattttattcattcaatcaattCCTTGACCATTATCTACATCCAGTCCCACCCCAAAATCTCTAGGAGATGGGTCAAGAGTCTCCAGATTTTTCTAAAGCTCCTCAGATTTAAAAAAGTGTAGTTGCAGAAAAGGTTGACCACCAAGACCTGTGGGCAGGTGATTAATATGGCCTGCTTCTTTGTACTCCCATAACATCTTCTTCAAGCCATTAGTACTCACTTACCTCCTGACAAAGAATCtgttcctttctccatctcctaCAGGATGGAAACTCCTCAAGGACAGGATGTTaccttatttttctctgtatctcCAGTGTCTTGTATATTTTCTGGCAATAGTGGTTACACTATAAATGTTTATCAAACTTAATGAAAgtgaaataaggagaaaaataaaacctaaaatataaaaaaggaaaaataaaaatagaaatgtagAAAATGATTAAGAAAGGAGCATAaattataataacaaaataacCACTTGTGAAGTTTagatagaagaaattaaaattgaagTTTAAAACTAGGCAAATAGCTACATTCTTAACAATGGCTTCTGGGTTGAAGCCACTTCCCAGGAGAGACTGTCTCCTTGGTAGCAGGTGGCTTGACCTCTCCCAGTGTCTCCccaatgtccattcatgtctgtGGCCCACATGATCCCTTCCAAGTACCAATGAAGACATACACTCATAGAGTCATACAGTACTGTATGAAACAGGCCTGTAATCATTCAGCACAAGGGTACATCATCCTTAACATCTAGACTGGTAAGAAATTAGGAATCTAAAAAAGAGAGTAATGTCAAGTAATGGGATCATCTGCTTCATTTtagacagaaaaatatatatatctgatatataaaatttataagatcttaattttaaaataaaaaaatgattcttTGAAAACTCAAAATCCAGTTTAAAGTATctgatatataaaatttataagatcttaattttaaaataaaaaaaatgattctttgAAAACTCAAAATCCAGTTTAAAGTATCAAAGACTGGCTTGATGGTAGCAAACATCACCAagtaatattttcaattttttaactaaatattaatagatcagagaaaatatgaatctcttctcattttaaaaattagaacaacACAAAGCCAAAGGCCCTTTGATAACAAATCTTAGTCCAAGGCCCTATTCCTGTTATCTACAGGTAGCCATCCTGTGATGtgtatttctctatattttttatgcttttgtatttatatttatttatctattaaaatgcatatagttctaatttgtttcttttcattgttttacagaTATTGCAGGATGTTGGTCAAGGTCAAGACAGAAAGATATGCCAGAGTCAAATTAGTCTTCTTTGACTGAGAGTCTAATGAAGGGTCCATAAACAAGGGTTTGGGCAGGATTATGAGAAGCAGCAAGAGGTGGTAACAAAATGCAGAGCTGACAAGAGCATTGAGCTCTTATTGTCCTTACAGCCAAAGGTGTTGGGGGGGAGTGGTTTCTAGAATCACAGGTAAAAGCTATAGCTGCAGAAAAGGGCAACCTCCAAAAGCTGTGGGCAGATTAATATGTTCTGCTTCTGCCACCTATCACAAGCTTATACTGCATTCTGTAGAAAAGCACTCAGTTCCCCAGGGTGTCATGCCACAAATAGCATTGTAACTGTACCCTAAAATTCATTACATGAATCTAACAAGTCTTCTGCTTATAAGTGATGGAATAAGTGGTCAGACCaatgaattccatgagcatgagtTCATTATTACACTTTATTTGCTGAAAAATGTATCTTCTGGTCATATGCAAGTTTGTGCAGATATGGcaatagataaggcattctgtaggTACACAATGGTTAGACTGGCAGAAGCATTGAGGATATATTCTTCTGAGTTtcaacagagaaacagaaccactatgagtgagaaagaaaaagggatttCTTGCAGGGATTAGTCCTTACAATGTGGTGGACACTGTAAAGCAGTCTATGTAAGCCTCTTGCCATGAACCTTCTACTGGGCCTGGAGGCAGCAGAGCTGGCAATCAGAAAGGGAACATGGACAAGAAGTAGAGAAGATCAAGGACAAACTAGAAATGTCTGTCTCTCTCCAATTCCAATTTTGATGATGTAATTTTGACCTACAGAGTAAGCTGGCACTTTCCACCATAAAGATCCACTCATATTTGGCCCATGACAAGGAGAAGCTAAAGGAGGAGATCCAGTGTGAGCTGGAGGAATTGCAGGCCCAGTTGCTGCCTCCACACTGGCCGCCTTAGCCAGCAGATCAGTGACAACATATCTGTGCTACAACAGCTTATGCTTTGCACTAATCTTTCAGGCCAAAGAAGGCTATGACTTTGCTCCTACATTCCATGCTCACAGAAATTTTTGTGACAAACCCTAATCTTGAAATATACCTGGAAAAACATAGTTCTAGTTTAGCTAAATTGACATAGTATAAAGCCATTCAGCAGACTAGTAAGGAAAATCCAAtctgaaatatgtatttattcctCATAGGATAAATCATCACCTCTTCCATAATAGAAGAGGTCCAATGCAATCAGAGGCCACTGGGTAATGGTTCCTCCCCAAGAATGGTGCCTAATTGGGTTCAGCATTCACTTTTGCCATTGGCAGGTTGGGACTCAGTTGTGGTACTAACTAGATCACCTTCAGCAAGGTGAGGTCCATGTTGCTGAGGCCATGCATAGCTTCCATCCCTACTGCCATGGCCACTTTGTATTTGGGCCCATTCAGCAAGTCCTGAAGTGGCTGGGGGAAAAGACTGACTAAATTCCACCTGATGGCTCTCGTATTCACCTGACAAtaaagaaattctccaaaatgGACGCCCTctgatggacattttcatgagaTCATCTTCATTGAGTACAGGATTTAGCTAACCAATCTGGAAGACTATAACTACCACTCCCGATACTCAAGTCAACATTAATGCCTGAATTACTGTTGCACAcacccatatcaacaaattctgactgatTTAGTCTCATAtgtttatccttttttgtctAATACCCTTAGAAATAATTTGCATACATGTCACCTAGATGCTTCACAATATCAACTGGAAATTCTTATAATTTTATTAGTGGATCAGttcttatattatatattatattgtattaatTATATTACATTATGTTACATTACATTGcattatattacattacattatattatttctGTCCAAATTATGTTGGGCTGTAGCTCTTCTTATCATCCTAAGGCAAAAGTCTAGAAGAGAATCAGCATATCTCTTTATGTGACAGCTGCTCTGGGATCGAGGTGCTGCTCCATTAGCAAAAAAAGCAAGGCATTGAGAGATCAAGTGGCTGTGATT is a window from the Tamandua tetradactyla isolate mTamTet1 chromosome 14, mTamTet1.pri, whole genome shotgun sequence genome containing:
- the LOC143655040 gene encoding olfactory receptor 4F15-like, translated to MNGANHFVVSEFVFLGLSNSWEIQLLLFCFSFLFYVSSIMGNLLTVVTVTSDPYLHSPMYFLLANVSIIDLLFCSIAALQMICDLFKKWKAISFGGCLAQIFFSHAVGGTEMVWLITMAFDRYVAICKPLHYLGIMTPRMCILILVVACAIGLMHSLTQLAFIVNLPFCGPNVLDSFYCDKPRLIKLACTDTYRLEFMVTVNSGFISLGAFFLLILPYIFILASLQKHSSGGPSKALSTLSAHISVVVLFFGPLIFFYMWPSPSTHLDKFLALFDAILTPFLNPVIYIFKNGEMKMAMRNVFGQVKIFRIII